From Candidatus Sphingomonas colombiensis, one genomic window encodes:
- a CDS encoding rhodanese-related sulfurtransferase, producing the protein MRAPDPVSHMPDATLPICVAALYRFTVFDDCPGIRVVLDELCRSLGVKGTLLLAREGINGTIAGSDEAIEAVLAHIRMLPGCEGLEPKFSRAARLPFHRMKVRLKREIVTMGEPDIDPLTDVGHYVAAEEWNALIAAPGTILIDTRNDYEVAVGTFAGAIDPRTPTFSDFPAWFRSQRETLLGDGAPPKVAMFCTGGIRCEKATAFLKAEGVEEVYHLDGGILKYLETVPQEESLWEGECFVFDERVTVVHGLAKGEHELCRACRRPLSEADRTSPLYVEGVSCATCHAERDERQRAGYAERMRQTRLADARGMPHVGASHG; encoded by the coding sequence ATGCGAGCACCAGACCCGGTTTCCCACATGCCCGATGCCACCCTGCCGATATGCGTTGCGGCGCTTTATCGCTTCACCGTGTTCGACGACTGCCCAGGCATCCGCGTGGTGCTGGACGAGCTTTGCCGGTCGCTTGGCGTGAAGGGCACGCTGCTGCTCGCGCGGGAAGGGATCAACGGCACGATCGCGGGCAGCGATGAGGCGATCGAAGCAGTGCTCGCGCATATTCGCATGCTGCCGGGATGCGAGGGGCTGGAGCCGAAGTTCTCGCGTGCGGCCAGGCTGCCGTTCCATCGCATGAAGGTGCGCCTCAAGCGCGAGATCGTGACGATGGGAGAGCCGGATATCGATCCGCTTACCGATGTCGGCCATTATGTCGCGGCGGAGGAATGGAATGCGCTGATCGCTGCCCCGGGCACGATCCTGATCGATACGCGCAACGATTATGAGGTCGCGGTCGGCACCTTCGCGGGCGCGATCGATCCGCGCACCCCGACGTTCAGCGACTTTCCCGCGTGGTTTCGTTCGCAGCGTGAGACGCTGCTCGGGGATGGCGCGCCGCCCAAGGTCGCGATGTTCTGCACTGGTGGCATTCGTTGCGAAAAAGCCACCGCCTTTCTGAAGGCGGAAGGGGTGGAAGAGGTGTATCACCTCGACGGCGGTATCCTGAAATATCTCGAAACGGTGCCGCAGGAGGAAAGCCTGTGGGAAGGCGAGTGTTTCGTCTTCGACGAGCGGGTGACGGTGGTACATGGGCTGGCGAAGGGCGAACATGAACTCTGTCGCGCATGCCGGCGGCCGCTGAGCGAGGCGGATCGCACCTCGCCGCTTTATGTCGAGGGGGTGAGCTGCGCCACCTGTCATGCCGAACGCGATGAGCGGCAGCGCGCCGGATATGCGGAGCGGATGCGGCAGACGCGCCTGGCGGATGCGCGTGGCATGCCGCATGTCGGCGCCTCGCACGGTTGA